From the genome of Acidimicrobiia bacterium, one region includes:
- a CDS encoding TetR/AcrR family transcriptional regulator yields the protein MDVPSRDDDQSQAILEAASRILSADGAGALTVRRIATEAGCSTMGLYSRFGGKEGVVDELYVEGFRHLCDGMSAVPKTDDPVADLRSCARAYRDTALAHSTHYMVMFGGAVPDFVPTKPSLGVAFGAFDRLVASVQRCIDAGAFKGDAADIAEIWWGSMHGLVMLEVVGIDPKRGDKAERYDRLLDTLLDGLRFEGLRS from the coding sequence ATGGACGTGCCCAGCCGTGACGACGACCAGAGCCAGGCGATCCTCGAGGCCGCGAGCCGGATCCTGTCGGCCGACGGCGCGGGCGCCCTCACCGTCCGGCGGATCGCGACGGAGGCCGGCTGCTCCACGATGGGGCTCTACAGCCGGTTCGGCGGCAAGGAAGGCGTGGTCGACGAGCTCTACGTGGAGGGGTTCCGGCACCTCTGCGACGGCATGAGCGCGGTGCCGAAGACCGACGACCCGGTTGCCGACCTCCGCTCGTGTGCGCGCGCCTACCGCGATACCGCCCTCGCGCACTCCACGCACTACATGGTGATGTTCGGCGGCGCGGTCCCGGACTTCGTACCCACGAAGCCCAGCCTCGGCGTCGCGTTCGGTGCCTTCGATCGGCTCGTCGCGAGCGTGCAGCGGTGCATCGACGCCGGCGCGTTCAAGGGTGACGCGGCCGACATCGCCGAGATCTGGTGGGGCTCGATGCACGGGCTCGTGATGCTCGAGGTCGTGGGCATCGATCCCAAGCGCGGCGACAAGGCCGAGCGCTACGACCGCCTGCTCGACACGCTGCTCGACGGCCTGCGCTTCGAGGGCCTGCGTTCGTGA